Proteins from a single region of Candidatus Fusobacterium pullicola:
- a CDS encoding metallophosphoesterase, with protein sequence MGVRTIPIIILIGMIVYFYTVLLRVDRYFKLNLSKMVLIFILLLISLPAINIFGIWFLTLLHLFEIGIVIDILNFILKRTELKYWNFLYGSFLLPIVLTVLLFCYGYYNINNIKRVEYNLVTDKNIREKGYKVGFISDMHFENALNSKRLSELVKRLKEENFDILLLGGDIVDEGSTLRGIQEIFNLLGSVNTKKGIYYVYGNHDMSRYRKTPNYTIKDLKNSIVENNIKILDDSSVEVDNDLVIIGRKDKSLRNRVNSEKLVEQIELNKYLILLDHQPVELEKNSKLGYDLQISGHTHNGQIFPFNLIIKKINLAELIYGHRKIDNFDVVVSSGASGWGYPLRTAGQSEYIIINILGKEG encoded by the coding sequence ATGGGAGTTAGAACTATACCAATAATAATTTTAATAGGAATGATAGTATATTTTTATACAGTTTTATTGAGAGTTGATAGATATTTTAAATTAAATTTAAGTAAAATGGTTTTAATCTTTATCCTACTATTGATATCATTACCAGCAATAAATATTTTTGGAATCTGGTTTTTAACTTTATTACATCTTTTTGAGATAGGTATAGTTATAGATATTTTAAATTTTATATTAAAGAGAACAGAGTTAAAATATTGGAATTTTTTATATGGAAGTTTTTTACTGCCAATAGTATTAACAGTTCTTTTATTTTGTTATGGGTATTATAATATCAATAATATAAAAAGAGTAGAGTACAATTTAGTGACTGATAAAAATATAAGAGAAAAAGGTTATAAAGTAGGTTTTATAAGTGATATGCATTTTGAAAATGCATTAAATTCAAAGAGGTTATCTGAACTTGTCAAGAGATTAAAAGAGGAAAATTTTGATATTTTACTTTTAGGTGGAGATATTGTAGATGAGGGAAGTACTCTAAGGGGAATTCAAGAAATTTTTAATTTACTAGGTAGTGTAAATACTAAAAAGGGAATATACTATGTATATGGTAATCACGATATGTCAAGATATAGAAAAACTCCAAATTATACTATAAAAGATTTAAAAAATAGTATAGTAGAAAATAATATAAAAATATTAGATGATAGTAGTGTAGAGGTAGATAATGATTTAGTGATTATTGGAAGAAAGGACAAAAGTTTAAGAAATAGAGTGAATAGTGAAAAATTAGTAGAACAGATAGAACTGAATAAGTATTTAATTCTCTTAGACCACCAGCCAGTAGAGTTAGAAAAAAATAGTAAATTAGGTTATGATTTACAAATTTCAGGTCATACTCATAATGGCCAGATTTTTCCATTCAATTTAATAATAAAAAAAATAAATTTGGCAGAATTGATTTATGGACATAGAAAAATAGATAATTTTGATGTAGTAGTGAGCTCTGGAGCTAGTGGTTGGGGATATCCTCTAAGAACAGCTGGGCAATCAGAGTATATCATAATAAATATTTTAGGAAAGGAAGGATAA